The genomic window CGAGTCGGAGAGCAGCATCAGCAGGCGGCCGTCCCCGCCGTACGCCTGTTCCAGGCCTTCCGTCAGATATGGCCAGAGGTCCTGGGAGTACAGGGCCTGGGCGATACCGGTCCTCGCGTCCGACTCGGTCAGGTCGCGGGGGAAGGCTCCGGTGATCGGCTCGCCGTCGAGGTCGCTGAGCAGTTTGGTGATCCGGTCCTCGACGTCCTGCTCGGTGTCGCCGACCGGGCAGCCCTCCGCCTTCGCCACACAGTCCCGGGCGTAGCTGTCGAGCGCCAGCTGGAAGCCCTCGGCCTGTCCGAGCGAGCCCTGCTCCGCCGTCTTCGTCGGGTCGACGACCGCGTCGAACACGGCTCGTCCCACGCTCTTGGGGAACAGGTGGGCGTAGACGCCGCCGAGTTCGGTGCCGTAGGAGAAGCCGAAGTAGTGGAGCCTGTCGTCGCCGAGGACCTGGCGCATGAGGTTCATGTCGCGGGCCGCGTCCGTGGTGCGGACGTGCGGGAGGGCCTTGCCGGAGTTCTTCTCGCAGGCGGAGTTGAAGGTCTTCGTGTTGTCGAGGAACTCCGTTCGCTCGGACGCGTCGTCCGGGGTCGCGTCCTGCTGGAAGTACTCGTCGAGTTCCTCGTCGTCCTCGCACTCGATGCCCGCGCTGCGGCCGACGCCGCGCGGATCGAAGCTCACCAGGTCGTAGCGGGTACGCAGGTTCGCGTAGTCCTCGCCGAAAGAGGGGAGCGTCTTCACGCCCGAGAGGCCAGGGCCGCCGAAGTTGAAGACGAGTGAGCCGATGCGTCGGCTCTTGGCGCCGCTGGACTCGGCCCGGATCAGCGCGAGGGGGATCGTGTCACCGTCGGGCTCGTCCCAGTCGAGGGGGGCCTTCATGGTCGCGCACTGCCAGGCGTCGCCGTCCGCCAGCGGTGACGGCGCGGGCCCGCCGCCCTGGGACTCGGACGGTGCCTCGCAGGTCTTCCAGCTCAGCTTCTGGGCCGTCAGGTCCTCGTCGTCGCCCTTGGCCTCGTCGCCGCAGCCCGCCGCAGACAGGGACAGCAGGACAGCGATGGCGGTCAGGGCGACGGGGCGCGGCCAAGGCGAGGTGAGCATGCGCCCATCCTGGAACGACCCGGGTCGGTGCGCTCGGGGCGCGGGCCGTGCGGGTGAGGCGAGGGACAGGCCTTTACGCGCGCGTCTACCCCGTGCACGCGGGACGGTGCAGCACAACCGACGCGTCGCCGCCCTGATCCAGGTCATTTGCCTGGCCCTGCTGGTGTTCTGCCTCATCGAACGGCAGGTCAGACGCACGCTCGGCCCCGAGGAGACCATGACCGGCCTCTACCCGGACAACCGCCGGGTCCGCCCCACCGCCCCCCGGACACACCTCGTCGACGATCCGGCGATGTCCCGTCGGCGCGGAGACTCGGCAGCGACAAGCAGAGCGCCCAGACGCTTCTCCACCACGGACGTCACCGCCACTTCAAAGCGCTGACGCTGCGACCGTGGCCGCCGGGACCGGGAAGGCATC from Streptomyces sp. DSM 40750 includes these protein-coding regions:
- a CDS encoding alpha/beta hydrolase; translation: MLTSPWPRPVALTAIAVLLSLSAAGCGDEAKGDDEDLTAQKLSWKTCEAPSESQGGGPAPSPLADGDAWQCATMKAPLDWDEPDGDTIPLALIRAESSGAKSRRIGSLVFNFGGPGLSGVKTLPSFGEDYANLRTRYDLVSFDPRGVGRSAGIECEDDEELDEYFQQDATPDDASERTEFLDNTKTFNSACEKNSGKALPHVRTTDAARDMNLMRQVLGDDRLHYFGFSYGTELGGVYAHLFPKSVGRAVFDAVVDPTKTAEQGSLGQAEGFQLALDSYARDCVAKAEGCPVGDTEQDVEDRITKLLSDLDGEPITGAFPRDLTESDARTGIAQALYSQDLWPYLTEGLEQAYGGDGRLLMLLSDSLNGRSENGEYSNLTAANISINCADDKPRYTTEDVEARLADFRTASPVFGEWLAWSMLSCTDWAVAGAADRPDVRAPGSAPILVIGNTGDPATPYEGARRMVGALGEGVGVELTYKGQGHGAYGSGNACVRTAVDGYLLTGKVPKAGTVCS